A region of Heliangelus exortis chromosome 4, bHelExo1.hap1, whole genome shotgun sequence DNA encodes the following proteins:
- the PGM2 gene encoding phosphopentomutase isoform X1, translating to MAARGSAGDAALRSAAEQWLLWDKNPKTSAIVKQLLAEGNARELQKYFGSRMEFGTAGLRAAMGAGISHMNDLTIIQTTQGFCRYLEKNFSDLKKRGVVIGFDARAHLSSGGSSKRFARLAANTFISQGVPVYLFSDVTPTPFVPYTVTHLKLCAGIMVTASHNPKQDNGYKVYWENGAQIISPHDKGISQAIEENQEPWPQAWDDKVIDSSLLLHDPYATVNKEYFKDIQKQCFYRNINKATNLKFVHTSVHGVGHKFVQLAFKAFDLSPPFAVPEQKDPDPEFPTVKYPNPEEGKGVLTLSFALAEKDGAKIILANDPDADRLAVAEKQESGEWKLFSGNELGALLGWWIFTCWKNNNRDTRAIKDVYMLSSTVSSKILRAIALKEGFHFEETLTGFKWMGNRAKQLMDQGKAVLFAFEEAIGYMCCPAVLDKDGVSAAVITAEMASFLATRNLSLSQQLKAVYDEYGFHITKASYFICHDPKVIQQLFDNLRNFDGKNTYPKSCGRFKVSGVRDLTTGYDSSQPDQKAILPTSKSSQMITFTFANGGVATMRTSGTEPKIKYYSELCAPPGNSDVEQLKKELDELVSALEKHFFQPEKNNLQRKTE from the exons ATGGCAGCGAGGGGTTCTGCCGGGGATGCCGCTCTGCGCAGCGCGGCCGagcagtggctgctctgggacaaG AACCCCAAAACATCTGCAATAGTGAAGCAACTGCTTGCTGAAGGAAATGCCAGGGAACTGCAGAAATACTTTGGCTCACGGATGGAGTTTGGCACAGCGGGTCTTAGAGCTGCCATGGGAGCAGGGATTTCCCACATGAATGACCTGACTATTATCCAGACAACCCAG GGATTTTGCAGATATCTTGAGAAGAATTTCAGTGACCTGAAAAAGAGAGGAGTTGTGATTGGTTTTGATGCTCGTGCCCACCTTTCCAGTGGAGGTAGTAGCAAAAg GTTTGCAAGACTTGCTGCTAATACCTTCATCAGTCAAGGGGTTCCAGTTTATCTGTTCTCTGATGTAACACCAACTCCTTTTGTG CCATACACAGTGACTCACCTGAAGCTTTGTGCTGGAATTATGGTAACAGCTTCCCATAATCCAAAACAAGATAATGGCTACAAG GTTTACTGGGAAAATGGTGCTCAGATCATTTCTCCTCATGACAAAGGAATTTCTCAGGCTATTGAGGAGAACCAAGAGCCGTGGCCTCAGGCTTGGGATGACAAAGTGATTGACAGCAGCCTGCTACTTCATGATCCATATGCCACTGTCAATAAGGAGTATTTCAAAGACATACAGAAACAGTGCTTTTACAG gaatATAAACAAGGCAACAAACCTGAAATTTGTTCACACTTCTGTGCACGGTGTAGGTCATAAATTTGTGCAGTTGGCCTTCAAGGCATTTGACCTTAGCCCTCCTTTTGCCGTTCCGGAGCAGAAGGATCCTGATCCAGAATTTCCTACAGTGAAGTATCCAAACCCCGAAGAAGGCAAAGGTGTCCTG ACGTTGTCTTTTGCTTTGGCTGAAAAAGATGGGGCAAAAATCATTTTAGCAAATGATCCTGATGCTGACCGACTTGCAGTGGCAGAGAAACAAGAGAG TGGTGAATGGAAACTGTTTTCTGgaaatgagctgggagcccttTTAGGCTGGTGGATCTTCACTTGCTGGAAAAATAACAATAGGGATACTCGTGCCATTAAAGATGTCTACATGTTATCCAGTACTGTTTCTTCCAAAATCCTGAGAGCAATTGCACTAAAGGAAGGTTTTCACTTTGAG GAAACACTGACAGGTTTCAAGTGGATGGGCAACCGTGCCAAACAGCTCATGGACCAGGGCAAAGCTGTTCTGTTTGCATTTGAGGAGGCTATCG gttATATGTGCTGTCCTGCTGTTTTGGACAAAGATGGTGTCAGTGCTGCTGTTATAACTGCAGAGATGGCAAGCTTTTTGGCAACCAGGAATTTGTCACTGTCTCAGCAGCTGAAAGCTGTCTATGATGA ATATGGCTTCCATATTACCAAGGCTTCATATTTCATCTGTCATGATCCTAAAGTTATACAACAGCTTTTTGACAACCTTAGAAattttgatggaaaaaacaCATACCCAAAATCTTGTGGTAGATTTAAAGTTTCTGGAGTAAGGGATCTAACTACTGGGTATGACAGCAGCCAGCCAGATCAAAAAGCt ATACTGCCTACTAGTAAAAGTAGCCAAATGATAACATTCACTTTTGCCAATGGAGGAGTGGCCACGATGAGAACCAGTGGGACGGAACCAAAAATCAAATACTATTCTGAACTTTGTGCACCTCCTGGAAACAG TGACGTTGAGCAGCTGAAGAAGGAACTAGATGAATTGGTCAGCGCTCTTGAAAAACACTTCTttcaaccagaaaaaaataatcttcaacGAAAGACTgagtaa
- the PGM2 gene encoding phosphopentomutase isoform X2: protein MEFGTAGLRAAMGAGISHMNDLTIIQTTQGFCRYLEKNFSDLKKRGVVIGFDARAHLSSGGSSKRFARLAANTFISQGVPVYLFSDVTPTPFVPYTVTHLKLCAGIMVTASHNPKQDNGYKVYWENGAQIISPHDKGISQAIEENQEPWPQAWDDKVIDSSLLLHDPYATVNKEYFKDIQKQCFYRNINKATNLKFVHTSVHGVGHKFVQLAFKAFDLSPPFAVPEQKDPDPEFPTVKYPNPEEGKGVLTLSFALAEKDGAKIILANDPDADRLAVAEKQESGEWKLFSGNELGALLGWWIFTCWKNNNRDTRAIKDVYMLSSTVSSKILRAIALKEGFHFEETLTGFKWMGNRAKQLMDQGKAVLFAFEEAIGYMCCPAVLDKDGVSAAVITAEMASFLATRNLSLSQQLKAVYDEYGFHITKASYFICHDPKVIQQLFDNLRNFDGKNTYPKSCGRFKVSGVRDLTTGYDSSQPDQKAILPTSKSSQMITFTFANGGVATMRTSGTEPKIKYYSELCAPPGNSDVEQLKKELDELVSALEKHFFQPEKNNLQRKTE from the exons ATGGAGTTTGGCACAGCGGGTCTTAGAGCTGCCATGGGAGCAGGGATTTCCCACATGAATGACCTGACTATTATCCAGACAACCCAG GGATTTTGCAGATATCTTGAGAAGAATTTCAGTGACCTGAAAAAGAGAGGAGTTGTGATTGGTTTTGATGCTCGTGCCCACCTTTCCAGTGGAGGTAGTAGCAAAAg GTTTGCAAGACTTGCTGCTAATACCTTCATCAGTCAAGGGGTTCCAGTTTATCTGTTCTCTGATGTAACACCAACTCCTTTTGTG CCATACACAGTGACTCACCTGAAGCTTTGTGCTGGAATTATGGTAACAGCTTCCCATAATCCAAAACAAGATAATGGCTACAAG GTTTACTGGGAAAATGGTGCTCAGATCATTTCTCCTCATGACAAAGGAATTTCTCAGGCTATTGAGGAGAACCAAGAGCCGTGGCCTCAGGCTTGGGATGACAAAGTGATTGACAGCAGCCTGCTACTTCATGATCCATATGCCACTGTCAATAAGGAGTATTTCAAAGACATACAGAAACAGTGCTTTTACAG gaatATAAACAAGGCAACAAACCTGAAATTTGTTCACACTTCTGTGCACGGTGTAGGTCATAAATTTGTGCAGTTGGCCTTCAAGGCATTTGACCTTAGCCCTCCTTTTGCCGTTCCGGAGCAGAAGGATCCTGATCCAGAATTTCCTACAGTGAAGTATCCAAACCCCGAAGAAGGCAAAGGTGTCCTG ACGTTGTCTTTTGCTTTGGCTGAAAAAGATGGGGCAAAAATCATTTTAGCAAATGATCCTGATGCTGACCGACTTGCAGTGGCAGAGAAACAAGAGAG TGGTGAATGGAAACTGTTTTCTGgaaatgagctgggagcccttTTAGGCTGGTGGATCTTCACTTGCTGGAAAAATAACAATAGGGATACTCGTGCCATTAAAGATGTCTACATGTTATCCAGTACTGTTTCTTCCAAAATCCTGAGAGCAATTGCACTAAAGGAAGGTTTTCACTTTGAG GAAACACTGACAGGTTTCAAGTGGATGGGCAACCGTGCCAAACAGCTCATGGACCAGGGCAAAGCTGTTCTGTTTGCATTTGAGGAGGCTATCG gttATATGTGCTGTCCTGCTGTTTTGGACAAAGATGGTGTCAGTGCTGCTGTTATAACTGCAGAGATGGCAAGCTTTTTGGCAACCAGGAATTTGTCACTGTCTCAGCAGCTGAAAGCTGTCTATGATGA ATATGGCTTCCATATTACCAAGGCTTCATATTTCATCTGTCATGATCCTAAAGTTATACAACAGCTTTTTGACAACCTTAGAAattttgatggaaaaaacaCATACCCAAAATCTTGTGGTAGATTTAAAGTTTCTGGAGTAAGGGATCTAACTACTGGGTATGACAGCAGCCAGCCAGATCAAAAAGCt ATACTGCCTACTAGTAAAAGTAGCCAAATGATAACATTCACTTTTGCCAATGGAGGAGTGGCCACGATGAGAACCAGTGGGACGGAACCAAAAATCAAATACTATTCTGAACTTTGTGCACCTCCTGGAAACAG TGACGTTGAGCAGCTGAAGAAGGAACTAGATGAATTGGTCAGCGCTCTTGAAAAACACTTCTttcaaccagaaaaaaataatcttcaacGAAAGACTgagtaa